One Glutamicibacter mishrai genomic window carries:
- a CDS encoding LysR substrate-binding domain-containing protein: protein MLELRRLRLLRELSIRGTIAEVADSLSYSPSSISQQLSQLETEVGVPLLRRTGRTLKLTAQAQLLVTHTETLLEAMEHAEADLAGTMSKVAGTVRLAVFQTAMLALMPPVLRELREKYPELRVEMSQQEPADALQETSSRSFDLVVAEQYSGHSAPHYASLDRRVLTHDPIRLALPARGAKGNEDFDRVTQLEHAATLPWVVEPDGAASRHWALQACRLAGFEPDLRYETADLQAHVELVQTGNAVAMLPDLVLRSNLESLRTVDLPGAPARTIFTAMRHSSTKSPGIQAVRNMLHAQPGMSDADDSVILATPKDFDTVD, encoded by the coding sequence GTGCTTGAACTGCGACGACTACGACTTCTCCGGGAGCTCAGCATCCGCGGAACCATCGCCGAAGTGGCCGATTCCCTGAGCTACTCCCCCTCCTCGATTTCCCAGCAGCTGAGCCAGCTGGAAACCGAAGTCGGCGTCCCCCTGCTGCGCCGCACCGGACGCACGCTTAAGCTCACCGCGCAGGCCCAGCTGCTGGTCACCCACACCGAAACCCTGCTCGAAGCCATGGAGCACGCCGAAGCGGATCTGGCCGGCACCATGTCCAAGGTCGCGGGCACCGTGCGGCTGGCCGTTTTCCAAACCGCCATGCTCGCCCTGATGCCGCCGGTGCTGCGCGAACTGCGCGAAAAATACCCGGAACTGCGCGTGGAAATGAGCCAGCAGGAACCTGCCGACGCCCTGCAGGAAACCAGCAGCCGCAGCTTCGATCTAGTGGTGGCCGAGCAATATTCCGGGCATTCGGCCCCGCATTACGCCAGCCTCGACCGGCGCGTGCTGACCCATGACCCCATCCGCCTCGCGCTGCCTGCGCGTGGCGCGAAAGGCAACGAGGACTTCGACCGGGTCACCCAGCTGGAACATGCCGCCACCCTGCCCTGGGTGGTGGAGCCAGACGGCGCCGCCAGCCGGCATTGGGCCCTGCAGGCTTGCCGCCTGGCCGGCTTCGAACCGGATCTGCGCTACGAAACCGCCGACCTGCAGGCCCACGTGGAACTGGTCCAGACCGGAAACGCCGTAGCCATGCTCCCGGATCTGGTCTTGCGCTCAAATCTGGAATCCCTGCGCACCGTGGATTTGCCCGGCGCCCCGGCCCGCACCATCTTCACCGCCATGCGCCACTCTTCGACCAAGTCACCGGGAATTCAGGCGGTGCGTAACATGTTGCACGCGCAGCCCGGAATGAGTGACGCAGATGACTCAGTAATTTTGGCTACACCCAAAGACTTCGATACGGTCGATTAG
- a CDS encoding ABC transporter permease, which produces MNTTSPAWLIVTLREVETKLRDKAFVITTIGTLVVIIGSIVVSSILGSRSTEFSVTATDESSYQVLTQVQKDKPDDVSLRIAQSTEQEARQQLGDGDLDAMLSSSNDGQAYSLTGFDEVDDQLRQLVADGADTILTDQLLASAGLDAASLPSADALKVSQLQGDADRNSMVKAMGFLFSFLFYMATLLFGMPIANSVIEEKQNRVVEILASTIRLRQLLTGKIVGNVILAMIQLLVFLSVGLLAAYLSPLEIPFLGVVSQVAGWFAVFFFGGFLVLAGIWAALGSLATRTEDLQQSSGPVVTVLIAVLFIGLYAKDGFLVAASYVPIASSVAMPIRLLSGEVALWEPILSLVILLAACWAVLLFAEKIYRRAVMHTGGSLTLRKALKLEV; this is translated from the coding sequence ATGAATACCACTAGCCCGGCATGGCTGATCGTCACCCTGCGAGAAGTCGAAACGAAACTACGCGACAAAGCTTTCGTCATCACCACCATTGGCACATTGGTGGTCATCATCGGATCGATTGTCGTCTCCAGCATTCTTGGCAGCCGTAGTACAGAATTCTCGGTAACAGCTACCGATGAGTCCAGCTATCAAGTGCTCACCCAAGTCCAGAAAGACAAACCCGACGATGTTTCGCTGCGTATTGCCCAATCCACCGAGCAAGAAGCAAGGCAACAACTTGGCGATGGCGACCTCGATGCGATGCTGTCCAGCAGCAATGATGGGCAAGCCTATTCGCTGACCGGCTTTGACGAAGTTGATGATCAGCTTCGCCAACTGGTTGCCGACGGTGCCGACACGATACTTACTGACCAGTTACTTGCATCCGCAGGGCTGGATGCCGCGAGCCTGCCTTCTGCAGATGCGTTGAAGGTATCCCAGCTTCAAGGCGATGCCGACCGGAATTCAATGGTCAAGGCCATGGGATTCCTCTTTTCCTTCCTTTTCTACATGGCCACATTGCTCTTCGGCATGCCAATCGCCAACTCCGTGATTGAAGAGAAACAGAACCGCGTGGTGGAGATCCTCGCCAGCACCATCCGGCTACGCCAATTGTTGACCGGAAAAATCGTTGGAAATGTCATTCTGGCGATGATCCAGCTCTTGGTCTTCCTCAGCGTCGGGCTGTTGGCAGCGTATCTGTCGCCCTTGGAGATCCCGTTCCTCGGTGTTGTTTCCCAGGTTGCTGGATGGTTTGCGGTCTTCTTCTTTGGCGGCTTCCTGGTCTTGGCCGGCATCTGGGCCGCCCTTGGATCGCTGGCAACGAGAACCGAAGACCTGCAGCAATCCAGCGGCCCAGTGGTCACTGTGCTCATTGCAGTCCTGTTCATCGGCCTGTATGCCAAGGACGGCTTCTTGGTTGCGGCCTCCTACGTTCCCATCGCCTCGTCCGTAGCCATGCCCATCCGGTTGTTATCCGGCGAGGTTGCCCTGTGGGAGCCAATCCTTTCATTGGTCATCCTCTTGGCCGCCTGCTGGGCAGTATTGCTCTTTGCAGAGAAAATCTATCGCCGGGCAGTGATGCACACCGGTGGTTCCCTGACCCTGCGCAAGGCACTGAAGCTGGAGGTCTAG
- a CDS encoding ABC transporter ATP-binding protein → MLELHNVSRSFSDHQVLQDVSFTVPGGALTGFVGANGAGKTTTMRIIMGLLAANTGAVTLNGVELSSDTRPNFGYMPEERGLYPKQPVIDQLVYLGQLHGLGRTTARSRAMELLSRFGLENRAKAKLESLSLGNQQRVQVAASLLHEPDVLILDEPFSGLDPIAVDAMSSILRDYASRGVPVLFSSHQLDLLDVLVDHLVIIQNGKILADSSADDLRSSQASRHRISLGSDAGWLRNEPGVGVLDISGPDALVNFDSETTAQRILARAMERGSVTEFSIYRPSLADVYREIIR, encoded by the coding sequence ATGCTTGAGTTGCACAACGTCTCACGATCGTTCTCGGACCACCAGGTACTACAAGATGTCAGCTTCACCGTACCCGGCGGTGCCCTAACCGGATTCGTTGGCGCCAACGGAGCCGGCAAAACCACGACCATGCGCATCATCATGGGCTTGCTGGCGGCCAATACGGGCGCAGTCACCCTCAACGGCGTTGAACTGTCTTCGGATACGCGTCCGAACTTCGGATACATGCCAGAAGAGCGAGGGCTGTATCCCAAACAGCCGGTCATTGATCAACTCGTTTATCTGGGCCAGCTGCACGGATTAGGAAGAACCACCGCCCGTTCGCGCGCGATGGAGCTCTTGTCGCGGTTCGGCCTGGAGAACCGGGCCAAGGCCAAGTTGGAGTCGCTGTCTTTGGGCAATCAACAAAGGGTCCAGGTGGCGGCATCGCTCCTGCATGAACCTGATGTGCTGATTCTGGATGAGCCCTTCAGCGGGCTTGATCCCATTGCCGTGGATGCCATGAGTTCAATCCTGCGAGACTACGCTTCGCGCGGCGTTCCCGTTCTCTTCTCTTCGCATCAGCTGGATTTGCTGGACGTATTAGTGGACCACTTGGTGATCATTCAGAACGGGAAGATTCTGGCTGACTCCTCAGCCGATGACCTACGCTCATCGCAGGCCTCGCGCCACCGCATTTCTTTGGGTTCCGATGCAGGCTGGCTGCGCAACGAACCAGGTGTCGGCGTGCTCGATATTTCCGGGCCGGACGCCTTGGTCAATTTTGATTCCGAAACCACAGCACAACGAATACTCGCACGAGCCATGGAACGCGGTTCAGTAACTGAGTTCTCCATCTATCGACCTTCATTGGCCGACGTCTACAGGGAGATCATCCGATGA
- the putP gene encoding sodium/proline symporter PutP translates to MSDQTFQMIAIAIYMAAMLGIGYVAYRRTNNIDDYMLADRGLKPWVAALSAGASDMSGWLLMGLPGAIYLGGLHAAWIGIGLLIGAWLNWKYVAPRLRSYTAISENAITIPSFFEKRLKDNRHLLRIGSSLIILVFFTFYVSSGMVAAGKFFEASFGWPYLSGMFFVAVITLLYTLFGGFLGASLTDMVQGVLMFAALIAVPIVAVIRMGDFQTLGSRITAVNPDALNLFSSFNDSSWIVAAVAIFSTAAWGLGYFGQPHIIVRFMALRTPGEAKAARGIGMSWMFLTTLGAVFTALIGIAYFADNPLGKERNETVFLLLSQLFFHPLIAGLVLAAVLAAIMSTMSSQLIVCSSALVEDLYNITGRKASPKALVNLGRSGVLLIAIIAAVLALNPNSSILDLVSFAWAGFGAAFGPIVLLALYWRKLTAVGGFAGMVSGAVVVFIWGNIKPLSSAMYEIVPGFIVALVVAWLVSRATYRPNPTIDAEFSEMEKEVGSKVTA, encoded by the coding sequence ATGTCCGACCAGACTTTCCAGATGATCGCGATCGCAATTTACATGGCCGCCATGCTTGGCATCGGCTATGTCGCGTATCGCCGAACCAACAATATCGACGACTACATGCTGGCCGACCGCGGCCTGAAACCATGGGTTGCCGCGCTGTCCGCCGGCGCCTCCGACATGTCCGGCTGGCTGCTCATGGGCCTGCCCGGCGCCATCTACCTCGGCGGCCTGCACGCTGCATGGATCGGTATCGGCCTGCTGATCGGTGCATGGCTGAACTGGAAGTATGTCGCTCCGCGGCTACGTTCCTACACCGCCATCTCGGAGAACGCCATCACCATTCCGAGCTTCTTCGAGAAGCGCCTGAAGGACAACCGCCACCTGTTGCGCATCGGATCTTCCCTGATCATCCTGGTGTTCTTCACCTTCTATGTCTCTTCAGGCATGGTTGCCGCAGGTAAGTTCTTCGAAGCATCCTTCGGCTGGCCATACCTTTCTGGCATGTTCTTTGTTGCCGTCATTACCTTGCTGTACACGCTCTTCGGTGGCTTCCTCGGAGCTTCCTTGACCGACATGGTGCAGGGTGTTTTGATGTTCGCTGCGTTGATCGCAGTGCCAATTGTTGCCGTGATTCGCATGGGTGATTTCCAGACTCTCGGTTCACGTATTACTGCGGTGAATCCCGATGCGCTCAACCTGTTCTCGTCCTTCAACGACAGCAGCTGGATCGTGGCAGCCGTAGCAATTTTCTCCACCGCAGCGTGGGGCCTGGGCTACTTCGGCCAGCCACATATCATCGTTCGCTTCATGGCTCTGCGTACCCCAGGTGAGGCTAAAGCAGCCCGCGGCATTGGCATGAGCTGGATGTTCCTGACCACCTTGGGTGCGGTATTCACCGCGCTCATCGGCATTGCGTATTTTGCCGATAACCCGCTGGGTAAGGAACGCAACGAAACCGTCTTCCTGCTGCTCAGCCAGCTCTTCTTCCACCCACTAATCGCCGGACTAGTTTTGGCGGCTGTCCTGGCCGCCATCATGTCCACCATGTCCTCGCAGCTGATCGTTTGCTCCTCGGCACTGGTGGAAGACCTCTACAACATCACCGGCCGAAAGGCCTCGCCGAAGGCACTGGTGAACCTGGGCCGTTCCGGCGTGCTGTTGATCGCCATCATCGCCGCGGTGCTGGCATTGAACCCGAACTCCTCCATCCTGGATCTCGTATCCTTCGCATGGGCAGGCTTCGGCGCGGCCTTCGGCCCGATCGTCTTGCTGGCCTTGTACTGGCGCAAGCTCACTGCCGTTGGCGGTTTCGCCGGCATGGTTTCCGGTGCAGTCGTGGTCTTCATCTGGGGCAACATCAAGCCGCTCTCCTCGGCCATGTACGAAATCGTTCCAGGTTTCATCGTTGCCTTGGTGGTTGCTTGGCTCGTCTCGCGAGCCACCTACCGTCCGAACCCGACCATCGACGCAGAATTCAGCGAGATGGAAAAGGAAGTCGGTTCGAAGGTCACCGCCTAG
- a CDS encoding proline dehydrogenase family protein — protein MSSLSTQHTVPAAVDAAGNPLTSPAELAEDVIALVRRWLTEASDYPVDAAAARLAGVLKDPNGLDFTVGFVDGVIRPEDLSVAAANLKKLAPKVPSFLPWYMRKAVGLGGVMAPVVPQVVVPIARKVLREMVGHLIIDASDAKLGGAIKKIKREGVNLNVNLLGEAILGQGEAARRLEGTTALLARDDVDYVSIKVSSTVAPHNHWAFDEAVEHIVEKLSPLYELAARSPKKKFINLDMEEYKDLELTIAVFTQILSKPEFKDLPAGIVLQAYLPDALSAMIELQQFSAARVAEGGAPIKVRVVKGANLPMETMEADIHGWPLATWHSKQDSDTSYKSVLEYALRPDHVKNVRIGVAGHNLFDVALAWLLAKARNVTDGIEFEMLLGMATGQAEAVRREVGSLLLYTPVVHPQEFDVAIAYLIRRLEEGASQENFMSAVFELSKNEQLFEREKNRFLASLAALGNEVPAPHRVQNRQVQDPALTQVIEGFADGSTEFFNTPDTDPDLAQNRTWGREILGKMEASPLGKDLVKANTINAAGELDEAIAMGVDASGDWQALGSAKRAEILHRAGLLFEERRAMLLEVLGSECGKTIDQGDVEISEAIDFAHYYSQLGRELDEVDGAKYVPSKLTVVTPPWNFPMAIPAGSTLSALAAGSAVIIKPATQAARVGSMMVQCLWDAGVPKDVLQLVFVGDRSLGQQLVSDERVDRLILTGGYETAQLFRSFRKDLPLLAETSGKNAIIVTPHADLDLAARDVVQSAFGHAGQKCSAASLVVLVGSVADSRRFNNQLIDAVKSLKVGYPWNPESQMGPLIGEPGEKLKRGLTILGDGERWAIEPKQLDDSGKLYSPGVRYGVQRGSEYHLTEYFGPILGVMTAQSLEEAVQIVNEVDYGLTSGLHSLDRGEMAYWLDNIQAGNVYVNRGITGAIVQRQPFGGWKKSAIGAGTKAGGPNYLIGMGSWVDAPVKDTAALSRFDEQLLAAAELDQPQAQWLASALGSDKFWWNTEFNQAKDRSGLIAERNVFRYCSVDVTVRFEQATSGQGLAEALRVVAAGVTAGSRVHLSLDADLPRELRNLLAEHSVTVVRENAEQFAAHAAKLAAKTGPDSAARIRLIGGSVKDVAEATDGKPDVAIYASPVTASGRVEMLPFLHEQAVSITAHRFGTPNHLSDGLV, from the coding sequence GTGTCTTCACTCTCCACCCAGCACACCGTGCCGGCAGCAGTAGATGCTGCGGGCAACCCGCTTACCTCTCCAGCAGAACTTGCCGAAGATGTCATCGCGTTGGTGCGCCGCTGGCTCACCGAGGCATCCGACTATCCTGTTGATGCCGCGGCCGCCCGACTGGCCGGTGTGCTCAAGGATCCCAACGGCCTGGACTTCACCGTGGGATTCGTCGACGGAGTCATCCGCCCCGAAGACCTGAGCGTGGCTGCCGCCAACCTCAAGAAGCTGGCCCCCAAGGTTCCAAGCTTTCTGCCGTGGTACATGCGCAAGGCCGTGGGCCTCGGCGGAGTCATGGCACCTGTAGTTCCGCAGGTAGTTGTTCCCATCGCACGCAAGGTCCTGCGCGAGATGGTGGGCCACCTGATCATCGATGCCTCCGACGCCAAGCTCGGCGGAGCCATCAAGAAGATCAAGCGCGAAGGCGTCAACCTGAACGTCAACCTCCTGGGCGAAGCCATCCTCGGCCAGGGCGAAGCCGCCCGCCGCTTGGAAGGCACCACCGCCCTGCTGGCCCGCGACGATGTGGACTACGTATCCATCAAGGTTTCCTCGACCGTAGCCCCGCACAACCACTGGGCCTTCGACGAAGCCGTGGAGCACATCGTCGAGAAGCTCAGCCCGCTCTACGAGCTGGCCGCACGCAGCCCCAAGAAGAAGTTCATCAACCTGGACATGGAAGAGTACAAGGACCTGGAGCTGACCATCGCGGTCTTCACCCAGATCCTCTCCAAGCCAGAATTCAAGGATCTGCCAGCCGGCATCGTGCTGCAGGCCTACCTGCCTGACGCACTGTCCGCCATGATCGAATTGCAGCAGTTCTCCGCAGCCCGCGTGGCCGAGGGCGGGGCACCGATCAAGGTGCGCGTGGTCAAGGGCGCCAACCTGCCAATGGAAACCATGGAAGCCGACATCCACGGCTGGCCGCTGGCCACCTGGCACAGTAAGCAGGATTCGGACACCAGCTACAAGTCCGTCCTGGAATACGCGCTGCGCCCGGACCACGTGAAGAACGTGCGCATCGGCGTCGCCGGGCACAACCTATTCGACGTGGCCCTGGCCTGGCTGCTGGCCAAGGCGCGCAACGTCACCGACGGCATCGAATTCGAAATGCTGCTGGGCATGGCTACCGGCCAGGCCGAAGCGGTCCGCCGCGAAGTCGGCTCCCTGCTGCTCTACACCCCGGTAGTGCACCCGCAGGAATTCGACGTGGCCATCGCCTACCTGATCCGCCGCCTCGAAGAAGGCGCCAGCCAGGAAAACTTCATGTCCGCGGTCTTCGAGCTCTCCAAGAACGAGCAGCTCTTCGAACGCGAGAAAAACCGCTTCCTCGCCTCCCTGGCAGCCCTGGGCAATGAGGTTCCAGCCCCGCACCGCGTGCAGAACCGCCAGGTCCAGGACCCAGCGCTGACACAGGTCATCGAAGGCTTCGCCGACGGCTCCACCGAATTCTTCAACACCCCGGACACCGACCCGGACCTGGCGCAGAACCGCACCTGGGGACGCGAGATCCTGGGCAAGATGGAAGCCTCGCCTCTGGGCAAGGACCTGGTGAAGGCCAATACCATCAACGCAGCCGGCGAACTGGATGAAGCCATCGCCATGGGCGTGGATGCTTCTGGCGACTGGCAGGCACTGGGCTCGGCCAAGCGCGCCGAGATCCTGCACCGTGCAGGCCTGCTCTTCGAAGAGCGCCGCGCCATGCTGCTCGAAGTCCTCGGCTCGGAATGCGGCAAGACCATCGACCAGGGCGACGTGGAAATCTCCGAAGCCATCGACTTCGCCCACTACTACTCACAGCTGGGCCGCGAACTCGATGAGGTGGATGGCGCAAAGTACGTTCCGTCGAAGCTGACCGTGGTGACCCCGCCATGGAACTTCCCGATGGCCATCCCTGCCGGTTCCACCCTTTCAGCCCTGGCCGCGGGTTCGGCCGTGATCATCAAGCCGGCAACCCAGGCTGCCCGCGTGGGTTCGATGATGGTCCAGTGCCTCTGGGACGCTGGTGTTCCCAAGGACGTGCTGCAGCTGGTCTTCGTCGGCGATCGCTCGCTGGGCCAGCAGCTGGTTTCCGATGAGCGGGTTGACCGCTTGATCCTCACCGGCGGCTACGAAACCGCGCAGCTCTTCCGCTCCTTCCGCAAGGACCTGCCGCTGCTGGCAGAGACTTCGGGCAAGAACGCCATCATCGTCACCCCGCACGCCGACTTGGATCTGGCAGCGCGCGACGTCGTGCAGTCGGCCTTCGGCCATGCCGGACAGAAGTGCTCGGCTGCCTCCCTAGTGGTCCTAGTCGGCTCCGTGGCCGATTCGCGCCGCTTCAACAACCAGCTGATCGACGCGGTGAAGTCGCTGAAGGTTGGCTACCCATGGAACCCTGAATCGCAGATGGGCCCATTGATCGGCGAGCCGGGCGAGAAGCTCAAGCGGGGTTTGACCATCCTTGGTGACGGCGAGCGCTGGGCCATCGAGCCGAAGCAGCTTGATGATTCGGGCAAGCTCTACTCTCCAGGCGTGCGCTATGGCGTGCAGCGTGGCAGCGAATACCACTTGACCGAATACTTCGGTCCGATCCTGGGCGTCATGACCGCGCAGAGCCTGGAAGAAGCCGTACAGATCGTCAACGAGGTGGACTACGGGCTGACCTCGGGTCTGCATTCGCTGGATCGCGGCGAGATGGCCTACTGGCTGGATAACATCCAGGCCGGCAACGTCTACGTGAACCGTGGCATCACCGGTGCGATCGTGCAGCGACAGCCATTTGGCGGTTGGAAGAAGTCGGCCATTGGTGCCGGAACCAAGGCCGGTGGCCCGAACTACCTGATCGGCATGGGCAGCTGGGTTGATGCCCCGGTCAAGGACACCGCGGCGCTCTCGCGCTTTGACGAGCAGCTGCTCGCCGCCGCCGAGCTGGATCAGCCGCAGGCGCAGTGGCTGGCTTCGGCCCTGGGCAGCGACAAGTTTTGGTGGAACACCGAGTTCAACCAGGCCAAGGACCGCTCGGGATTGATCGCCGAACGCAACGTCTTCCGCTACTGCTCGGTGGATGTCACCGTCCGCTTTGAGCAGGCAACCAGCGGCCAGGGCCTGGCCGAGGCCTTGCGCGTGGTGGCTGCCGGTGTGACCGCGGGTTCGCGGGTGCACCTGTCCTTGGATGCTGATCTACCACGCGAACTGCGCAACCTGCTGGCCGAGCACTCGGTCACCGTGGTGCGTGAGAACGCGGAGCAGTTCGCAGCCCATGCCGCCAAGCTGGCTGCGAAGACCGGTCCGGATTCGGCTGCCCGCATCCGTTTGATTGGCGGATCGGTGAAGGACGTTGCAGAGGCCACGGACGGCAAGCCGGATGTCGCCATCTACGCTTCGCCGGTGACTGCTTCGGGTCGCGTTGAGATGCTGCCATTCCTGCACGAGCAGGCAGTATCGATCACTGCTCACCGATTCGGCACCCCGAACCACTTGAGCGACGGCCTGGTCTAG